One Arthrobacter sp. StoSoilB19 DNA window includes the following coding sequences:
- a CDS encoding extracellular solute-binding protein, with translation MRKLQTLVAAAVAVTLLAGCGGGSNPPTSTGEASKAPQGASGDTLVVYTNSNGEGRGDWLAAKAAEAGFKIEIVGAGGADATNKLIAEKNNPIADVAFGLNNMYFSQIKNEGALEAYQPAWAGDVDKGLGDGETYWPLVKQAILLGYNSDKFAKDAAPKDWTDLWAKDEFKSRYERVTGLGTATAQLVFAGILSRYRDDSGDLGISDDGWKQVEQYFKNGSPAVAKTDLFARIASGEVDMGQMPSSIIADREKSFKVNVDTVIPAVGVPLAVEQIALVKGTKKKDQAQKFIDWFGSAEVQGEFAQKFNSMPVNKGAQAKANPEVVGFFADLKQQDIDWDFVQKNMGAWVEKIELEYMT, from the coding sequence GTGCGTAAATTGCAGACTTTGGTTGCCGCCGCCGTCGCCGTCACCCTCCTCGCCGGATGCGGTGGTGGATCGAACCCACCAACTTCAACGGGGGAAGCTTCCAAAGCTCCGCAAGGTGCGTCCGGGGACACCCTGGTTGTCTACACCAACTCCAACGGTGAAGGCCGGGGTGACTGGCTGGCCGCCAAGGCGGCCGAGGCCGGATTCAAGATTGAGATCGTGGGGGCCGGCGGCGCTGATGCCACCAATAAACTCATTGCCGAGAAGAACAACCCGATCGCGGACGTCGCATTCGGCTTGAACAACATGTACTTCTCGCAGATCAAGAACGAGGGCGCATTGGAGGCCTATCAGCCGGCGTGGGCAGGTGACGTGGACAAGGGACTCGGTGACGGCGAGACGTACTGGCCCCTCGTGAAGCAGGCGATCCTCCTTGGCTACAACTCTGACAAGTTCGCCAAGGATGCAGCACCGAAGGACTGGACTGACCTGTGGGCCAAGGATGAGTTCAAGAGCCGCTATGAAAGGGTCACCGGCCTGGGCACCGCCACAGCCCAGCTGGTCTTTGCCGGCATCCTCTCGCGCTACCGGGACGACTCAGGGGATTTGGGAATCTCCGATGACGGTTGGAAGCAGGTTGAGCAGTACTTCAAGAACGGAAGTCCCGCCGTGGCGAAAACCGACCTGTTCGCCCGCATCGCATCCGGTGAAGTGGACATGGGGCAGATGCCGTCCTCGATCATTGCCGATCGCGAAAAGTCCTTCAAGGTGAACGTCGACACGGTGATCCCTGCGGTTGGCGTCCCGCTGGCGGTAGAGCAGATCGCGCTGGTGAAGGGGACCAAGAAAAAGGACCAGGCGCAGAAGTTCATCGACTGGTTTGGCAGCGCCGAGGTCCAAGGCGAGTTCGCCCAGAAGTTCAACTCCATGCCGGTCAACAAGGGCGCCCAGGCAAAGGCCAATCCCGAGGTGGTGGGCTTCTTCGCGGATCTTAAGCAGCAGGACATCGACTGGGACTTCGTCCAGAAGAACATGGGTGCCTGGGTGGAGAAGATCGAGCTCGAGTACATGACGTAA
- a CDS encoding hotdog domain-containing protein translates to METADITFRTRKWVRPEDLNANGTLFGGSLLKWIDEEAAIYAILQLGNGRAVTKYISEINFVSSAVQGDLIEMGLTATRFGRTSLTMRAEVRNMITRQSILTIEEIVFVNLNQDGKPEPHGYTEITYDRDRIPTHHLSGTTVKD, encoded by the coding sequence ATGGAAACAGCGGACATCACCTTCCGGACCCGCAAGTGGGTGCGGCCCGAGGACCTCAACGCCAACGGGACGCTCTTCGGCGGCAGCCTGCTGAAATGGATTGACGAAGAGGCCGCCATCTATGCCATCCTCCAGCTGGGAAACGGCCGCGCCGTCACCAAGTACATTTCGGAGATCAACTTCGTCAGCTCGGCCGTCCAGGGCGACCTCATCGAGATGGGCCTCACGGCCACCCGGTTTGGCCGGACCTCCCTCACCATGCGCGCCGAGGTCCGCAACATGATCACGCGGCAAAGCATCCTCACCATCGAGGAGATCGTGTTCGTGAACCTGAACCAGGACGGCAAGCCCGAGCCGCACGGCTACACGGAGATCACCTACGACCGGGACCGGATTCCCACGCACCACCTCAGCGGTACCACGGTCAAGGACTAA